The Coregonus clupeaformis isolate EN_2021a chromosome 18, ASM2061545v1, whole genome shotgun sequence genome has a segment encoding these proteins:
- the LOC121530659 gene encoding nucleolysin TIA-1 isoform X2: MMMMDDEQPKTLYVGNLSRDVTEPLILQVFTQIGPCKSCKMIFDTAGNDPYCFVEFYEHRHAAASLSAMNGRKIMGKEVKVNWATTPSSQKKDTSNHFHVFVGDLSPEITTDDVKAAFGPFGRISDARVVKDIATGKSKGYGFVSFFNKWDAENAIQQMGGQWLGGRQIRTNWATRKPPAPKTTYETNTKHLAFDEVVNQSSPSNCTVYCGGVSTGLTEQLMRQTFSPFGQIMEIRVFPDKGYSFVRFNSHEGAAHAIVSVNGTSLEGHMVKCYWGKETPDMMSPMQQVQQVPQNKVGFAAQPYGQYAQWYGNAQQIGQYVPNGWQVPTYGVYGQAQAWNQQGFHHLPASAGWTGVSALSNGGVMEATQGLNGSMLANQASMGATGYPTH, encoded by the exons ATGATGATGATGGACGACGAACAGCCCAAAACCCT GTATGTAGGGAACCTGTCCAGGGATGTCACTGAGCCCCTCATCCTACAGGTTTTCACACAGATCGGCCCCTGCAAGAGCTGTAAAATGATTTTTGAT ACTGCAGGCAATGACCCATATTGCTTTGTGGAGTTCTATGAACACAGGCATGCTGCTGCTTCGCTGTCTGCCATGAATGGACGTAAAATTATGGGTAAG gaggttaaAGTCAACTGGGCCACAACGCCAAGCAGTCAGAAAAAAGACACGAGCA ATCATTTCCATGTCTTTGTCGGAGACCTCAGCCCCGAAATCACCACAGATGATGTCAAAGCTGCCTTCGGCCCATTTGGGAGGATATC GGATGCTCGCGTGGTCAAAGATATTGCCACAGGGAAATCTAAAGGCTATGGCTTTGTCTCTTTCTTCAACAAGTGG GATGCAGAGAATGCCATTCAGCAGATGGGTGGCCAATGGCTAGGCGGCAGACAGATCAGGACCAACTGGGCCACTAGAAAACCCCCAGCCCCTAAAACCACCTATGAAA CCAACACCAAGCACCTGGCCTTTGATGAGGTAGTGAACCAGTCCAGCCCCAGTAACTGCACTGTGTACTGTGGAGGAGTCAGCACCGGTCTAACAG AACAATTGATGAGACAGACCTTCTCCCCCTTTGGACAAATCATGGAAATCCGTGTGTTCCCAGACAAAGGATATTCCTTTGTGAG GTTTAACTCTCACGAGGGAGCAGCCCATGCCATTGTGTCTGTGAATGGGACTTCGTTAGAGGGACATATGGTGAAGTGTTACTGGGGTAAAGAGACCCCGGACATGATGAGCCCTATGCAGCAGGTTCAGCAAGTTCCCCAG AACAAAGTGGGCTTTGCAGCCCAGCCCTACGGCCAGTATGCCCAGTGGTATGGCAACGCCCAGCAGATTGGCCAGTACGTCCCCAACGGGTGGCAGGTACCCACCTATGGGGTTTACGGCCAGGCCCAGGCCTGGAACCAGCAGGGTTTTCA TCACTTACCGGCCAGTGCTGGGTGGACAGGCGTGAGTGCCCTCAGTAATGGTGGGGTTATGGAAGCTACACAGGGATTGAATGGGAGTATGCTAGCAAACCAGGCCAGTATGGGAGCCACAGGATACCCCACACACTGA
- the LOC121530659 gene encoding nucleolysin TIA-1 isoform X1: MMMMDDEQPKTLYVGNLSRDVTEPLILQVFTQIGPCKSCKMIFDTAGNDPYCFVEFYEHRHAAASLSAMNGRKIMGKEVKVNWATTPSSQKKDTSNHFHVFVGDLSPEITTDDVKAAFGPFGRISDARVVKDIATGKSKGYGFVSFFNKWDAENAIQQMGGQWLGGRQIRTNWATRKPPAPKTTYETNTKHLAFDEVVNQSSPSNCTVYCGGVSTGLTEQLMRQTFSPFGQIMEIRVFPDKGYSFVRFNSHEGAAHAIVSVNGTSLEGHMVKCYWGKETPDMMSPMQQVQQVPQQNKVGFAAQPYGQYAQWYGNAQQIGQYVPNGWQVPTYGVYGQAQAWNQQGFHHLPASAGWTGVSALSNGGVMEATQGLNGSMLANQASMGATGYPTH; encoded by the exons ATGATGATGATGGACGACGAACAGCCCAAAACCCT GTATGTAGGGAACCTGTCCAGGGATGTCACTGAGCCCCTCATCCTACAGGTTTTCACACAGATCGGCCCCTGCAAGAGCTGTAAAATGATTTTTGAT ACTGCAGGCAATGACCCATATTGCTTTGTGGAGTTCTATGAACACAGGCATGCTGCTGCTTCGCTGTCTGCCATGAATGGACGTAAAATTATGGGTAAG gaggttaaAGTCAACTGGGCCACAACGCCAAGCAGTCAGAAAAAAGACACGAGCA ATCATTTCCATGTCTTTGTCGGAGACCTCAGCCCCGAAATCACCACAGATGATGTCAAAGCTGCCTTCGGCCCATTTGGGAGGATATC GGATGCTCGCGTGGTCAAAGATATTGCCACAGGGAAATCTAAAGGCTATGGCTTTGTCTCTTTCTTCAACAAGTGG GATGCAGAGAATGCCATTCAGCAGATGGGTGGCCAATGGCTAGGCGGCAGACAGATCAGGACCAACTGGGCCACTAGAAAACCCCCAGCCCCTAAAACCACCTATGAAA CCAACACCAAGCACCTGGCCTTTGATGAGGTAGTGAACCAGTCCAGCCCCAGTAACTGCACTGTGTACTGTGGAGGAGTCAGCACCGGTCTAACAG AACAATTGATGAGACAGACCTTCTCCCCCTTTGGACAAATCATGGAAATCCGTGTGTTCCCAGACAAAGGATATTCCTTTGTGAG GTTTAACTCTCACGAGGGAGCAGCCCATGCCATTGTGTCTGTGAATGGGACTTCGTTAGAGGGACATATGGTGAAGTGTTACTGGGGTAAAGAGACCCCGGACATGATGAGCCCTATGCAGCAGGTTCAGCAAGTTCCCCAG CAGAACAAAGTGGGCTTTGCAGCCCAGCCCTACGGCCAGTATGCCCAGTGGTATGGCAACGCCCAGCAGATTGGCCAGTACGTCCCCAACGGGTGGCAGGTACCCACCTATGGGGTTTACGGCCAGGCCCAGGCCTGGAACCAGCAGGGTTTTCA TCACTTACCGGCCAGTGCTGGGTGGACAGGCGTGAGTGCCCTCAGTAATGGTGGGGTTATGGAAGCTACACAGGGATTGAATGGGAGTATGCTAGCAAACCAGGCCAGTATGGGAGCCACAGGATACCCCACACACTGA